One stretch of Natronobacterium texcoconense DNA includes these proteins:
- a CDS encoding HTTM domain-containing protein, with protein sequence MTRTQRQDHSRTTELHDRLWQGLETLRRHARARLEIDTRALAALRIALGTIILLDLFHRAGSLEVFYTDAGVYPLAAYESTYGRYTGLSLHAASGELWFQQLLFAIAGLFAVALILGYRTRLVGFVSLVLLFSLHARNPAVLNGADRLFRVLLFVALVTPLGERWSVDALRRGSARRTVVGFGTAALLAQPIVVFTQNAILKHEGERWYAGEGIGVAITDDAMTIFLGNHLGAYPGLLEALNWAWVTLLAGSAAFLLLTRGWLRVPVVFAYLGAFAGLLLSFSVGLFPFVLAAAVLPFLPTQFWDALERLVPARVAHWQPRTSWLGPVGRPPLEWRVLETLRQRGRDDVASFVTDYGRSFLTIAGALVLAWILLFGAAHVSSYDVPDEINSPHLNEQRWGLYAPDPSESYDWYGTEARLEDRSSVGAFGDENITADRPPDASQEYEDFRERKYLESVRDSGWGDSEGIIATSYADWACEQAIEEYGDDEVDRVIIYRFNQPQPLEGEYEEDSTHYTVIERSC encoded by the coding sequence ATGACTAGGACCCAACGACAGGATCACAGTCGGACAACCGAACTCCACGATCGGCTCTGGCAGGGTCTCGAAACCCTCCGCCGTCACGCTCGAGCCCGCCTCGAAATCGACACTCGCGCACTCGCCGCCCTCCGGATCGCACTGGGAACGATCATCCTGCTGGATCTGTTCCACCGGGCGGGGTCGCTCGAGGTGTTCTACACGGACGCTGGCGTCTACCCGCTGGCGGCCTACGAGAGCACCTACGGGCGGTACACTGGTCTCTCCCTGCACGCGGCCTCCGGCGAACTGTGGTTCCAGCAGTTGCTGTTCGCGATCGCCGGCCTGTTCGCGGTCGCGTTGATCCTGGGGTATCGGACGCGGCTGGTCGGGTTCGTCTCGCTCGTCTTGCTGTTCTCGTTGCACGCCCGAAATCCCGCCGTACTCAACGGTGCGGACCGGCTGTTTCGCGTCCTGCTCTTCGTGGCGCTGGTGACACCGCTCGGCGAACGCTGGTCGGTCGACGCACTCCGTCGCGGCTCGGCCCGGCGGACCGTCGTCGGGTTCGGAACGGCCGCGTTGCTCGCTCAGCCAATCGTCGTCTTCACCCAGAACGCGATTCTCAAACACGAGGGCGAACGGTGGTACGCCGGCGAAGGAATCGGGGTCGCGATCACCGACGACGCGATGACGATCTTTCTGGGGAACCATCTCGGCGCGTACCCCGGACTGCTCGAGGCCCTCAACTGGGCGTGGGTCACCCTGCTTGCGGGTTCGGCGGCGTTTCTCCTGCTGACTCGAGGGTGGCTTCGCGTGCCGGTCGTCTTCGCCTATCTCGGCGCGTTCGCCGGGTTGTTGCTGTCGTTTTCGGTCGGGCTGTTTCCGTTCGTCCTCGCGGCCGCGGTGCTGCCGTTCCTGCCGACGCAGTTCTGGGACGCACTCGAGCGGCTGGTCCCGGCTCGAGTGGCTCACTGGCAGCCACGAACGTCGTGGCTGGGTCCCGTCGGACGGCCACCGCTCGAGTGGCGTGTGCTCGAGACACTCAGGCAACGTGGACGCGACGACGTCGCCTCGTTCGTCACCGACTACGGCCGATCGTTTCTGACGATTGCCGGCGCTCTCGTACTCGCCTGGATACTGCTCTTCGGTGCGGCCCACGTCTCCAGTTACGACGTCCCCGACGAGATCAACTCGCCACATCTCAACGAACAGCGGTGGGGACTGTACGCGCCCGACCCCTCCGAATCGTACGACTGGTACGGCACTGAAGCCCGGCTGGAAGACAGATCGTCGGTCGGGGCGTTCGGTGACGAAAATATCACGGCCGACAGACCGCCGGATGCGTCCCAGGAGTACGAGGACTTCCGGGAGCGGAAGTATCTGGAGAGCGTCCGTGATTCCGGCTGGGGCGACTCGGAGGGGATCATCGCGACGAGTTACGCTGACTGGGCCTGCGAGCAGGCTATAGAGGAGTATGGCGACGACGAGGTCGACCGGGTGATCATCTACCGGTTCAACCAGCCCCAGCCACTCGAGGGCGAGTACGAGGAAGATTCGACGCACTACACGGTCATCGAGCGCTCCTGTTGA
- a CDS encoding LAGLIDADG family homing endonuclease, whose amino-acid sequence MAQAGNSELVDSFEQFFRNYYDNEIKQLAQQYPNEQRSLHVDWQDLYRFDPDLADDFLNQPEQLQRYAEEALRLYDLPIDVSLGQAHVRVRNLPETESPEIREIRARDMNALIQVRGIVRKATDVRPKIEEAAFECQLCGTLTRVPQSSGDFQEPHECQGCERQGPFQVNFDQSEFVDSQKLRIQESPEGLRGGETPQSLDVHVEDDITGEVTPGDHVSATGVLRLEQQGDGQDKSPVFDFYMEGMSVEIEEEQFEDMNITDEDKKEIYEISNRDDVYEKMIGSIAPSIYGYDQEKLAMILQLFSGVTKQLPDGSRIRGDLHMLLIGDPGTGKSQMLGYIQNIAPRSVYTSGKGSSSAGLTAAAVRDDFGDGQQWTLEAGALVLADQGIAAVDELDKMRCVTGDTLVHTGNGIEPIRELAHEAMAEGSIEELENGRTIRDVNIDVWTMTEDGNVVKRDVLAIHEYDAPDELWNVELESGEQLTTTADHPFFVLEDGKREERHARELHEGDWVYVPEKIPAGITDGGVSVLPAANTDSKTDQITAAHGAILGYIAGDGNIFYDREAGSYGFRFTNKEAELLSDFEEACAEAFDTQAVRHPSEQRSDGVETVRVHGKQYVDELLESGANLESYDGKRLPEKVTNASRETKAAFVRALADSEGTVDERAVKIHSSSYELLLGTKMLLLEFGISSQIQTRDRGSKRDLFILAITSDQSLEAFERHIGFTLDRKQRALEHACERTTGTRTILDVLPECGELFEQARGALRLHQSECGPESDATYCNFENGDANASLRLSKTILETFEERKSTASDHYEELGSETSWERLAELREQYHVSQRELAAEMSISQQQLSARWGTDTDLRERVRERLRNLLATPASVDLDPLRTLIKSDVKWRRVTAVGSVASREHTDTRVKVLEQQLADEIGVSTVDSVRECAHSLLEMTEPAETWEELRDRLESYGISFQQVAAEMDVAGSTVSRWFSGAVDVDNFDTVRSVCEELFEEKRRRIAALVEEIKRREQPRVYDLTVEGTHNFIANGMVVHNSEDRSAMHEALEQQKISVSKAGINATLKSRCSLLGAANPKYGRFDQYEPIGEQIDLEPALISRFDLIFTVTDQPDEEKDRNLAEHILTTNYAGELTTQREQMTNLDVSEGEIEEMTEQVDPVIDAELLRKYIAFAKQNCHPRMTEEAQETIRDFYVNLRSRGTDEDAAVPVTARKLEALVRLAEASARVRLSDTVEQRDAERSVEIVRSCLQDIGVDPETGEFDADIVEAGTSKSQRDRIKNIKQLISDIEEEYDDGAPVDIVLERAEEIGMDQTKAEHEIDKLKQKGEVYEPSTDNLRTT is encoded by the coding sequence ATGGCGCAAGCGGGAAATTCAGAACTCGTCGACTCGTTCGAGCAGTTCTTCCGCAACTACTACGACAACGAGATCAAGCAGCTTGCGCAGCAGTACCCCAACGAACAGCGGTCGCTCCACGTCGACTGGCAGGACCTCTACCGGTTCGATCCCGACCTCGCGGACGACTTTCTGAACCAGCCCGAACAGCTCCAGCGGTACGCCGAAGAAGCCCTCCGGCTGTACGACCTCCCGATCGACGTCAGCCTCGGCCAGGCCCACGTCCGGGTCCGGAACCTCCCCGAAACCGAGTCGCCCGAGATTCGCGAGATCCGCGCCCGCGACATGAACGCCCTCATTCAGGTGCGAGGGATCGTCCGGAAAGCCACCGACGTCCGCCCGAAGATCGAAGAAGCCGCCTTCGAGTGCCAGCTCTGTGGTACCCTCACTCGCGTACCACAATCGAGCGGCGACTTCCAGGAACCCCACGAGTGCCAGGGCTGTGAACGACAGGGGCCGTTCCAGGTCAACTTCGACCAGTCCGAGTTCGTCGACTCCCAGAAACTCCGCATCCAGGAGAGTCCCGAAGGACTGCGCGGCGGCGAGACGCCCCAGTCGCTGGACGTCCACGTCGAGGACGACATCACCGGCGAAGTGACGCCCGGCGACCACGTCTCCGCCACCGGCGTCCTCCGGCTCGAGCAACAGGGCGACGGCCAGGACAAGTCTCCAGTCTTCGACTTCTACATGGAGGGGATGTCCGTCGAGATCGAGGAAGAGCAGTTCGAGGACATGAACATCACCGACGAGGACAAGAAAGAGATCTACGAGATCTCGAATCGGGACGACGTCTACGAGAAGATGATCGGCTCGATCGCACCCTCGATCTACGGCTACGACCAGGAGAAACTCGCGATGATCCTCCAGTTGTTCTCGGGAGTCACGAAACAGTTACCCGACGGCTCGAGGATTCGTGGCGACCTGCATATGCTTCTGATCGGGGACCCGGGTACCGGTAAATCGCAGATGCTGGGCTACATCCAGAACATCGCCCCCCGCTCGGTCTATACTTCCGGTAAGGGTTCGTCCTCGGCTGGTCTCACGGCCGCCGCCGTCCGCGACGACTTCGGCGACGGCCAGCAGTGGACCCTCGAGGCCGGTGCGCTCGTGCTCGCCGACCAGGGGATCGCCGCGGTCGACGAGCTCGACAAGATGCGGTGTGTCACAGGAGACACCCTAGTCCATACCGGGAACGGAATCGAACCAATTCGCGAACTCGCGCACGAAGCGATGGCCGAGGGTTCGATCGAGGAACTCGAAAACGGGCGGACAATCCGAGACGTCAATATAGACGTCTGGACGATGACAGAAGATGGGAACGTAGTCAAACGCGATGTTCTCGCGATTCACGAATACGATGCACCAGACGAACTCTGGAACGTCGAACTAGAGAGTGGCGAACAGCTAACGACTACTGCAGACCATCCGTTCTTCGTTTTGGAGGATGGAAAACGCGAAGAACGTCACGCTCGGGAGCTTCACGAAGGCGACTGGGTGTACGTGCCCGAGAAGATTCCAGCGGGGATCACGGACGGCGGAGTCAGCGTCCTTCCAGCCGCCAATACGGACTCGAAAACCGATCAGATAACCGCCGCTCACGGGGCGATTTTAGGCTATATCGCCGGTGACGGCAACATCTTCTACGATCGAGAAGCCGGGAGCTACGGATTCCGGTTCACGAACAAAGAGGCGGAACTCCTGAGCGACTTCGAAGAAGCTTGCGCGGAGGCGTTCGATACGCAAGCCGTTCGCCATCCAAGCGAGCAACGAAGTGACGGTGTCGAAACAGTCCGCGTCCACGGAAAACAGTACGTCGACGAACTTCTCGAATCAGGTGCGAATCTCGAGAGCTACGATGGAAAGCGGCTCCCCGAGAAGGTAACGAACGCATCCCGTGAGACGAAAGCAGCATTCGTTCGTGCGCTTGCAGATTCCGAGGGGACAGTCGATGAACGGGCTGTCAAAATTCACTCCTCGAGTTACGAACTGCTCCTCGGAACGAAGATGCTCCTGCTCGAGTTCGGGATCTCGAGCCAGATTCAGACACGTGATCGGGGCAGTAAACGTGACTTGTTCATACTCGCGATCACATCCGATCAGTCACTCGAAGCGTTCGAGCGACACATCGGGTTTACTCTCGATCGGAAACAGCGTGCGCTGGAACATGCCTGCGAACGAACGACAGGAACCCGAACCATCCTAGACGTACTGCCCGAGTGCGGTGAGTTGTTCGAACAGGCGCGTGGCGCACTTCGATTACATCAATCCGAATGTGGCCCCGAAAGTGACGCAACCTACTGTAACTTCGAAAACGGGGATGCAAACGCGTCGCTCCGACTCTCAAAAACGATACTCGAGACGTTCGAAGAGAGAAAATCCACAGCCAGCGATCATTACGAAGAACTCGGGTCCGAGACGTCGTGGGAACGTCTCGCGGAACTTCGAGAGCAGTATCACGTCTCGCAGCGGGAGTTGGCTGCAGAAATGTCAATTTCACAGCAGCAGTTGTCCGCTCGATGGGGCACCGATACTGACCTTCGAGAGCGAGTTCGAGAGCGGCTTCGCAACCTACTCGCGACGCCCGCATCGGTCGATCTCGATCCGCTTCGAACGTTGATTAAGAGCGACGTAAAGTGGCGTCGTGTAACTGCGGTAGGGTCGGTAGCGTCACGAGAACACACCGATACCAGGGTGAAAGTTCTCGAACAGCAACTGGCCGACGAGATCGGCGTATCCACTGTCGATTCGGTTCGTGAGTGTGCGCATTCCTTGCTCGAAATGACCGAGCCGGCCGAGACGTGGGAGGAACTTCGGGACCGACTCGAGAGCTACGGTATTTCGTTCCAACAAGTTGCCGCAGAGATGGACGTCGCAGGATCGACCGTGTCACGGTGGTTCTCGGGAGCCGTCGACGTCGACAACTTCGATACCGTCCGATCCGTCTGTGAAGAGTTGTTCGAGGAAAAACGACGGCGGATCGCGGCACTCGTAGAAGAGATCAAACGACGGGAGCAGCCGCGAGTGTACGATCTCACCGTCGAAGGAACACACAACTTCATCGCTAATGGCATGGTCGTCCACAACTCCGAAGACCGCTCCGCCATGCACGAGGCCTTAGAGCAGCAGAAAATCTCCGTCTCCAAGGCAGGTATCAACGCCACCCTCAAGTCCCGCTGTTCGTTGCTCGGCGCGGCAAACCCCAAGTACGGTCGATTCGACCAGTACGAACCCATCGGCGAGCAGATCGACCTCGAGCCGGCGCTCATCTCGCGGTTCGACCTGATCTTCACGGTCACCGACCAGCCCGACGAGGAGAAAGACCGCAATCTGGCGGAGCACATCCTCACTACCAATTACGCAGGCGAGTTGACTACACAGCGCGAGCAGATGACCAACCTCGACGTCAGTGAGGGGGAAATCGAGGAGATGACCGAGCAGGTCGACCCCGTGATCGACGCCGAACTCCTCCGAAAGTACATCGCCTTCGCGAAGCAGAACTGCCATCCGCGGATGACCGAGGAAGCCCAGGAGACGATCCGGGATTTCTACGTCAACCTGCGATCCAGAGGAACGGACGAGGACGCTGCTGTCCCCGTCACCGCACGGAAACTCGAGGCGCTGGTTCGACTCGCGGAAGCGAGTGCCCGCGTGCGGCTCTCGGATACGGTCGAGCAGCGCGACGCCGAGCGATCCGTCGAGATCGTTCGTTCGTGTCTGCAGGATATCGGCGTCGACCCCGAGACGGGCGAGTTCGACGCGGACATCGTCGAGGCGGGCACCTCCAAATCACAGCGCGATCGGATCAAGAACATCAAACAGCTTATCAGCGACATCGAGGAGGAGTACGACGACGGGGCGCCGGTCGACATCGTTCTGGAACGAGCCGAAGAAATCGGCATGGACCAGACCAAAGCGGAACACGAGATCGACAAGCTCAAACAGAAAGGCGAGGTCTACGAGCCGAGTACGGACAACTTGCGGACGACGTAG
- a CDS encoding YqjF family protein — protein sequence MTDNSESTNPNRRQTGSTERSMPKATHVATMTWRDGLFAHWPVDPDDVRPHVPDELTLDTRDGQAWVSVLPFVLTDVGLWGTPPLTRTAFPELNVRTYVRYRGDPGLFFFSIDLGNSLLATLVAQTTRLPVTYARMRVGTDGREVAFSSRRRRSRTDTDVGRFSATYRPTGEATRTDEGSLEYWLTERRRFYASEARGVLTAEIAHEQWPLQPVDATIHENTMFEANGLPTPSAEPVCHFCRELSMTGSIPRRLRN from the coding sequence ATGACCGACAACAGCGAGTCGACGAATCCGAATCGACGCCAGACTGGGAGCACCGAACGATCGATGCCGAAAGCTACTCACGTCGCCACCATGACGTGGCGAGACGGGCTGTTCGCCCACTGGCCCGTCGATCCCGACGACGTACGGCCACACGTCCCCGACGAATTGACGCTTGACACTCGAGATGGACAGGCCTGGGTCAGCGTCCTGCCGTTCGTTCTCACGGACGTCGGCCTCTGGGGAACGCCACCGCTTACTCGAACCGCGTTTCCGGAACTCAACGTCCGAACGTACGTCCGGTATCGGGGGGATCCGGGGTTGTTCTTCTTCAGTATCGACCTCGGGAATTCGCTCCTCGCGACGCTCGTCGCCCAGACGACGCGCTTGCCAGTGACCTACGCACGGATGCGCGTCGGAACTGACGGGAGGGAGGTCGCGTTCTCGAGTCGTCGGCGACGATCCAGAACCGACACCGACGTCGGCCGGTTTTCCGCGACGTACCGACCGACAGGGGAGGCCACCAGGACCGACGAGGGAAGCCTCGAGTACTGGCTCACCGAACGACGGCGGTTCTACGCGTCGGAGGCTCGCGGCGTCTTGACGGCAGAGATCGCACACGAGCAGTGGCCGCTCCAGCCGGTGGATGCGACGATCCACGAGAATACGATGTTCGAGGCGAACGGGCTCCCGACTCCGTCGGCGGAGCCGGTCTGTCACTTCTGCCGAGAACTCTCGATGACGGGATCGATCCCCCGTCGACTGCGGAACTGA
- a CDS encoding ornithine cyclodeaminase family protein — MNTLLLDSNDVDENARMSAVVEAIEEAFGAFERGDSQMPAKSYIDLPQYNGDFRSMPAYLDTGEWDAAGLKWVNVHPDNPEKHELPTVLGTMIYSDPETAFPLAIMDGTALTMKRTGAAAAVATDYLAVEDATSMGIVGAGVQSYTQLEAISEVRPIEEVVVADKDDERTQAFIDAFDDEFDVRAGSISEAGHCDVVSTVTPVENPIVGPDDVADHTHINAMGADAEGKHELADDLLREATIVIDDHEQCTHSGEINVPYHEGVLSDSDIHGEIGELVVGDKAARTDDTGVTVFDSTGLAIQDVAAAHVVYEHALENDNGTTFDLIGVDGV, encoded by the coding sequence ATGAACACGCTTCTGCTGGACAGCAACGATGTCGACGAGAACGCACGAATGTCCGCGGTCGTCGAGGCAATCGAGGAGGCCTTCGGTGCCTTCGAGCGCGGCGACTCCCAGATGCCGGCCAAGTCCTACATCGACCTGCCACAGTACAACGGTGACTTCCGATCGATGCCCGCCTACCTCGACACCGGTGAGTGGGACGCCGCCGGGCTCAAGTGGGTCAACGTCCACCCCGACAACCCCGAAAAACACGAGCTGCCGACCGTCCTCGGGACGATGATCTACTCCGACCCCGAGACCGCGTTCCCGCTTGCCATCATGGACGGCACCGCACTGACGATGAAGCGGACCGGTGCTGCCGCCGCCGTCGCGACCGACTACCTCGCCGTCGAAGACGCCACCTCGATGGGCATCGTCGGCGCTGGCGTCCAGTCGTACACGCAACTCGAGGCGATCAGCGAGGTCCGACCGATCGAGGAGGTCGTCGTTGCCGACAAAGACGACGAGCGAACCCAGGCGTTCATCGACGCCTTCGACGACGAGTTCGACGTCCGCGCTGGCTCCATCTCCGAGGCCGGCCACTGCGACGTCGTCTCGACGGTGACGCCGGTCGAGAACCCGATCGTCGGTCCCGACGACGTCGCCGACCACACCCACATCAACGCGATGGGGGCAGACGCCGAAGGGAAGCACGAACTCGCCGACGACCTCCTGCGCGAGGCGACGATCGTCATCGACGACCACGAACAGTGCACTCACTCCGGCGAGATCAACGTCCCGTACCACGAGGGCGTCCTCTCCGATTCGGACATCCACGGGGAGATCGGCGAACTCGTCGTCGGAGACAAGGCCGCCCGCACTGACGACACCGGCGTTACGGTCTTCGACTCGACCGGCCTGGCCATCCAGGACGTCGCAGCCGCACACGTCGTCTACGAACACGCTCTCGAGAACGACAACGGAACCACGTTCGATTTGATCGGCGTCGACGGCGTCTGA
- the thsA gene encoding thermosome subunit alpha: MGNQPLIVLSEESQRTSGKDAQSMNVQAGKAVAESVRTTLGPKGMDKMLVDSSGNVIVTNDGVTLLSEMEIDHPAADMIVEVAETQEDEVGDGTTSAVVIAGELLSQAEELLDQDIHATTLAQGYRQAAEEATEALEEIAIEVDEDDDEILHQIAATAMTGKGAESSRDLLADMVVEAVQTVADDGDIDTDNISVEKVVGGSIDESELVEGVIVDKERVSENMPYFTEDASVAIIDGDLEVKETEIDAEVNVTDPDQLEQFLEQEEAQLQEMVDEIADAGADVVFVDGGIDDMAQHYLAQEGIIAVRRVKSSDQNQLARSTGATPVSSTADLTEDDLGFAGSVAQKEIAGDQRIFVEDVEDAKAVTLILRGGTEHVIDEVDRAIEDSLGVVRTTVEDGQVLAGGGAPEVDLSLALRDYADSVGGREQLAVEAFADALEVIPRTLAENAGLDPIDSLVELRADHDGGNEAAGLDAYTGDTIDMAEEGVYEPLRVKTQAIESATEAAVMLLRIDDVIAAGDLAVADDDDDEDMPAGGGMGGGMGGMGGGMGGMM; the protein is encoded by the coding sequence ATGGGCAACCAGCCCCTTATCGTTCTCTCGGAGGAGAGCCAGCGGACCTCCGGCAAAGACGCACAATCGATGAACGTACAGGCCGGCAAAGCCGTTGCCGAGTCCGTACGGACCACGCTCGGTCCGAAGGGGATGGACAAGATGCTCGTCGACTCCTCGGGCAACGTCATCGTCACCAACGACGGTGTGACGCTGCTCTCGGAGATGGAGATCGACCACCCGGCGGCCGACATGATCGTCGAAGTCGCCGAGACCCAGGAGGACGAGGTCGGTGACGGCACCACCTCCGCCGTCGTCATCGCCGGCGAACTCCTCAGCCAGGCCGAGGAACTCCTCGACCAGGACATCCACGCGACCACCCTCGCCCAGGGATACCGCCAGGCCGCCGAAGAAGCCACCGAAGCCCTCGAGGAAATCGCCATCGAGGTCGACGAGGACGACGACGAGATCCTCCACCAGATCGCCGCCACCGCGATGACCGGCAAGGGCGCCGAAAGCTCCCGTGACCTGCTCGCGGATATGGTCGTCGAGGCCGTCCAGACCGTCGCTGACGACGGCGACATCGACACCGACAACATCAGCGTCGAGAAGGTCGTCGGCGGCTCCATCGACGAGTCCGAACTCGTCGAGGGCGTCATCGTCGACAAGGAACGCGTCTCCGAGAACATGCCGTACTTCACCGAGGACGCTTCGGTTGCGATCATCGACGGCGACCTCGAGGTCAAAGAGACCGAGATCGACGCCGAGGTCAACGTCACCGACCCCGACCAGCTCGAGCAGTTCCTCGAGCAGGAAGAAGCTCAGCTCCAGGAGATGGTCGACGAGATTGCGGACGCTGGCGCCGACGTCGTCTTCGTCGACGGCGGCATCGACGACATGGCCCAGCACTACCTCGCCCAGGAGGGCATCATCGCCGTCCGCCGCGTCAAATCCAGCGACCAGAATCAGCTGGCCCGCTCGACCGGCGCTACGCCCGTCTCGAGCACCGCCGACCTCACCGAGGACGACCTCGGCTTCGCCGGCAGCGTCGCCCAGAAGGAGATCGCCGGCGACCAGCGCATCTTCGTCGAGGACGTCGAAGACGCCAAGGCCGTCACCCTGATCCTCCGCGGTGGCACCGAACACGTCATCGACGAGGTCGACCGCGCCATCGAGGACTCGCTGGGCGTCGTCCGCACCACCGTCGAGGACGGCCAGGTGCTGGCCGGCGGCGGCGCACCCGAAGTCGACCTCTCGCTCGCCCTGCGTGACTACGCCGACTCCGTCGGCGGCCGCGAACAGCTCGCCGTCGAAGCGTTCGCCGACGCACTCGAGGTCATCCCACGCACCCTCGCCGAGAACGCCGGACTGGACCCCATCGACTCGCTCGTCGAGCTCCGTGCCGACCACGACGGCGGCAACGAGGCCGCCGGCCTCGACGCCTACACCGGCGACACCATCGACATGGCCGAGGAAGGCGTCTACGAGCCGCTGCGTGTCAAGACCCAGGCCATCGAATCCGCCACCGAAGCAGCCGTCATGCTGCTGCGCATCGACGACGTCATCGCCGCAGGCGACCTCGCAGTCGCCGACGACGACGATGACGAAGACATGCCTGCCGGCGGCGGTATGGGCGGCGGCATGGGCGGCATGGGCGGTGGCATGGGCGGCATGATGTGA
- a CDS encoding KH domain-containing protein gives MQHVKIPQDRIGVLIGQGGETMREIESQAEVRLDIDSENGSVAIETVGDPVLGLKGPEIVRAIGRGFAPEDALTLLDDEMMMFDVVDIDAAARNKNDLQRQKGRLIGENGRTRELMEELTGASVVIYGSTLGIIGTPEEVDAVRTAAEMILDGAPHGTVYSFLEERHNEMKHQGLEYHRFPGGASDS, from the coding sequence ATGCAGCACGTGAAGATTCCGCAGGACCGGATTGGCGTTCTTATCGGCCAGGGCGGTGAGACGATGCGCGAAATCGAGTCCCAGGCAGAGGTTCGACTCGACATCGACTCGGAGAACGGCTCCGTCGCCATCGAGACCGTCGGTGACCCCGTTCTCGGCCTCAAAGGGCCCGAAATCGTCCGTGCGATCGGCCGCGGATTCGCGCCCGAGGATGCACTCACCCTCCTGGACGACGAGATGATGATGTTCGACGTCGTCGACATCGACGCCGCCGCCCGCAACAAAAACGACCTGCAACGACAGAAGGGCCGACTCATCGGCGAGAACGGGCGCACTCGAGAACTGATGGAGGAACTTACCGGTGCCTCGGTCGTCATCTACGGTTCGACACTCGGGATCATCGGCACGCCCGAAGAGGTCGACGCCGTCCGCACTGCAGCCGAAATGATCCTCGACGGTGCTCCCCACGGCACCGTCTACTCGTTCCTCGAGGAGCGACACAACGAAATGAAACATCAGGGGCTGGAGTACCACCGATTCCCCGGCGGAGCGTCCGATAGCTGA
- a CDS encoding YfcE family phosphodiesterase yields MNIGIVSDTHDNVEATERAAEIFADEGVEIVVHCGDFVAPLIPPYFGEFELHGVLGNNDGDARNLQAAFDALGGESELHGRFADLEFDGLSMAVLHGESKAEVEAIAAAEEYDVVCYGHHHVTELSENGRTTVVNPGAHFPTTADDDRTVAILDTLSESVRFRSVLE; encoded by the coding sequence ATGAACATCGGGATCGTCTCCGACACCCACGACAACGTCGAGGCAACCGAGCGAGCGGCCGAAATCTTCGCCGACGAGGGCGTCGAAATCGTCGTCCACTGTGGCGACTTCGTCGCGCCGCTGATCCCGCCGTACTTCGGCGAATTCGAACTCCACGGCGTCCTCGGGAACAACGACGGCGACGCGCGCAACCTTCAGGCGGCGTTCGACGCACTCGGGGGCGAGAGCGAACTCCACGGCCGGTTCGCCGACCTCGAGTTCGACGGGCTCTCGATGGCCGTCCTCCACGGCGAGTCGAAAGCCGAGGTGGAGGCCATCGCCGCCGCCGAGGAGTACGATGTCGTCTGTTACGGCCACCATCACGTCACCGAACTCTCCGAAAACGGACGGACGACGGTCGTCAACCCGGGTGCTCACTTCCCGACGACAGCCGACGACGATCGAACCGTCGCGATTCTGGATACGCTCTCGGAATCGGTTCGGTTCCGGTCCGTTCTCGAGTAA
- a CDS encoding DUF7513 family protein, with translation MSLLEKYFKGWQFRSTTPSLEPGTEVNVFVSRYDGDGIGVVNVGDTRLYVEGVDPAHVEKRVRVEVTSFDEEKSTGRGEFREVVGESSYTA, from the coding sequence ATGAGCCTGCTCGAGAAGTACTTCAAGGGATGGCAGTTCCGGTCGACGACCCCGTCGCTGGAACCGGGAACGGAGGTCAACGTCTTCGTCTCCCGGTACGACGGGGACGGCATCGGCGTCGTCAACGTCGGTGACACCCGACTGTACGTCGAGGGCGTCGATCCCGCCCACGTCGAGAAACGGGTTCGCGTGGAAGTGACGTCGTTCGACGAAGAGAAGTCGACGGGCCGTGGCGAGTTCCGAGAGGTCGTCGGGGAGAGTTCCTACACGGCTTGA